GaacgtttcttttttcttcttttcattcAGCTTTGACTATTGAATACTCGAATGATGAGATAATTACGCGATTATGTAACACATCTGTGGATACTGTTGAGTTTTTCTGTGTATTGTCAAACCCTCTTGTCCTCACGAAATGGCACTTATGATAAGACGTTATAACATTCCTTTTTTTAAGGATATTTTAGTTTCTCAAAGTGATTTGTGGAAAGCTTCTTATATATGTACACCGAATATATGGCCTACAGCATACATATAATGTATATAGTACGACAAATGCGTATCGAAAATCTTCTCGCTAACTAAAATATATTCCGTTTAATGGGTATATAAATATTACAGCAGTTAGCTCTGTCGAATAGAGATACACATAAGCATAATATGTGCTAATCGtgaaaacaataaatatatCTATAGCTTATACACTATGCACAGCaccacatatatatataatgtacTATATGCAGTACATAGATTTCAATAGCTTTAGTATGCCAGAGCATCAAAATAAATCGTTCAAACATATATACATCAACTATAGATATATAATAGCGTATAATTGAATGTaccatttaatatttaaaaataatatcaaTTTATCTTAGTGTTGAATATCACAGCTGAAAATATTGTGCCTGTGTGGGTTTATGTGTTAGCCGGTTTGTCGTTTCAATACTGTATACGTTACACAAGCATCtacagtaaaataaaaaaaaaccctctTCGCTGGTGTGTTCCATACCTCTAACATACTCctatttaattcttttttcgcTGCTTTAACCATCGTTCGAATATATAACCGAAGTTTAACCGAACTTGGTCACGTACGTCGGCTCGATGGTGGGGAACTTTTTCGAATCTATAAAAGAGAGTATTCAATGCCGGCCGGGTTCAGTCAAACATAGAAATTGCTGATTGCTGTTTTTCGGTTGATCTGTTACTTATTAGCTTAAGAAATATACATAAGAGAAAGCCGGGTATaagacaagttttttttcgttacaaataaaaactaaaaatttattacttcAGTCAGGAAAAATTGAGAAAGTTTATTTCTATAAAACATTATGTTATAGATTatcatttgatgaaaatcaGAAGAATTGTAAAGTTTTATCGCCGCTGTTATGATTGATATATGTTTATAAAAGGAAACAAATTATTCGAAGcaaattatattcaaattgCTCCAACacttgtttttatatttcacaTTGCGAATATAAAAAAGACATTCGGGAGAGAAGGAACTATAATATCAGAATCAAAAAGGTTTTTATGTTTAACGTAATAACTTTTCCAACAAACGTTTATAAAGTGATACAAACAGTGCTGTGACCAAAAACCGGAAAGAAAATCACCGAAAgttgttgattttcttttgtcgaTTAAAAAGCATAACAAAACCATCTCCAAGAATCAACTATATATATCATCAGTTCACAGACAAGTTGTCTAgtaaaaatcgagaaaattaaggaaaacgACGTGCTAGAAGACGTAATGAAAATGGAGGTACTTTCCgtacaaaatcaatttcaaggACATTTCGGGATGATAGGGTCTACAAAAGTTAGAGGTAAGTTCATTGAAATCTATTTACACTTGAAATCTATATTCTAATTTAGTTCTAAATTGTATAATTACTTGTTATGACTAAACGGATGAAAATTACACAATGTGCACACGTGAAAATGGCAAATATTATTTCATCAGATATTTTGTTTAGACTACCTGATATGATTAAGGATGATGCAAACATGACCGATAAACTGATCATCGCTCGTCACTGGCTTATCGGTGGAGTTTGTCGTCATCGGTTTTGAATCATTCACGATTTCAATGCCTTagcgaaaatgatttttttttgttctagaaaaaaaaaagttttcggcAACTGATTTTagttcaatattttttgctaTTTATGTCAGAAAAACAAACTCCGGTAGGGTAGAATGTTGTAACAACGAAAGTTGAATTTTGTAAAGTTTTGTagtcacacacaaaaaaaatctgatatCCTTCAGCTAACTTCTCGACATGGATTATTTATGACCATGTTTTTGTATGCTATTTGCTGCCGCGGTATCACGGTTCAACGGGCATGACATGGTTTTTTCTGCATGTCACTACAAAAGCGTTACAAGCACACACAATATAATAGCAAGACTGTGATATGTACGGTATTAAATGCATtacaatttatgatttttccttgtcgcaatcattttttcggaaaatttatattttcaggAAGATAAGCTTCCTCCCAGCCACACCAGATTTGTTTCGTGTCTGTTTGTATAAagcatcatcatcattacATAATCCCGGGGGTTGATGGAACAAAATGATGTTACAAATTGCTTTTACGAAAATCCtcttttccgaaaattttcctttcatcTCATAAGTACAGCTGAGCTCTTTCAGTATGTGCTGAAGCATTAGTTCTATAATTactttgaaaaattacaaaaataataaagagcCTACAGAACACGAACAAGAAAAACATATGATTACTATTACATCTTTGATATTTCGTCTCCTTTCCACCCATACACTCACATTTTCTCCAACCAAACGATATACCATCGTATACCAACTGCCATACATCCATAATTCCATTTGGCACATATACATCAATGTATACGTAATGTGTTCAACTTTTAACTCGTTCCCTATACTGTTGCTACGTGAACTTTCTAGATGAAACctcagaaagaaaaaaattgcaaccGAACATGTTTCTTCATGTATTGcaattgtttttcatgtcaTACAGCAAAAAGTCATCGAATGATTCTAATGATGTCAGGCTAGCTGTATCACTGAATGAATATATCAACCTACTAAATATGAATAACATTATCGAGTCAGACtcgtgaataaataaaaatcgacaaattgaAGATCGAACCGATTTAACGTTCCGTCCTCGACAACTTAGTAGACCATCAAATTCATATCCAATGAGGAGGCATAAGGATGAAAAATTTCCAAAGGATTGCAAAGCTTCAAAGTAATACATAATAGCCATTAAGCTACACTtgatgaaaattataattctgAAGCATGCCAGGaacaaagacaattttttctttgtttaacattttctgCGGCTGTATGTGTAGCGCGTTTATATACTGTCATTGAATACATATACATGTCCATTCAATGTGTGTATATATTGTGTACGTGAAGAACTCACAAAACCGATTCTGCGCTCAACAAAGTTCTTTGTTCAGCTGATTTTGTTGAGGTGTATgagtttttcttcaattttatgtacaaCATAGGAGCTTATTTACCATTCAATCTAAAATATTGAGTTTTTCTGGTAAAATATATGGATATGTATGCACATATAGGTATAAATATATGTACGTACGGTAGTACATATTCACGGTTCTTTCTGATATATTTAATGTGGATTGTGTAATGTAAGTATTCTGAAAGGTTCAGAATAAATCCAACTCTTAGGTACATACATTTTCAGTACATATATATAatcataaaacaaataaagttgATATAGAAGCAGCATTTTATTATATATCTACATATATATACCAACAGTGAAATAGcacaattttttatgttgtaaTAAAATCCAGCTGTTTTTTTACTTAGTTTCTTTAATGCAAACTAAGACGATGTACATGCCTAGTTACACATATTACATATGATTATGATACGATATGCCGAATGTGTATATATTCATATAGATATTTCTCTAACTGTTTCTAATATATCTCGCCTTTTATATTCCATTATAGCGTTAATTATATTCAATATAGAAGAATAAAACTTCATTGTTCAATGTTATTTTAGAAGTAAAAcaagttttccattttatttttttttcctttcgttaaataaaaaacaaatcagATTCACCAAATATAcaatatatttgaatattaatAACATTGGGTGGGTGTTGTTTTATGCcttaattgaattattaaataaataagaaacGATCTTTATGGTAGTGTCTAGTTTTCAGAAATTGACATCAAtaacaaataacaaaacaTGATTATCGTTGTCACATCTAGCGTTTCATCGCTATGTTTGATACAaagatgatgaaaaaaaaataaatcaaaatataaaaaaactaattttttcccattttgaATCTGTTTCCAGATTGGATAACACCCCCATCAACGACACATAACAATAAACATGCAGATATTACGACACTCACCACCACCATTAACAATGACACAACCATCGAAGCATTATCGGCACGTCTCCAGAGCGAATTGAGAGCGGCCAAAAGTAGACATCTGGCGTGCACAGAAGTTTTACTGCCGGCCGATTTACTCCATCGTGTCGCTAACGAAATGGTTTTAATGTCGGAGAAGGAGCCTTGCGGAATCAGGGGTTGTAGTTTGTTTATCGAATTCGAAGAGGAGCCTAGTAATACAAGGTAAGCGCATTTGTTGATATGGAAATTTACcgagaaccaaaaaaaaataaaattagaaaataaatatatgGAAGAGACGGAAAGAAGAAGCatgaaattagaatttttcacagagaaaataaaaagtgaaaacttCCGACTCGTAAAAGCTCATTAAACATGTTGTTTACCCAgtagaaatttgtttattttaaatttatcgcAAGGATATTTCAAAGACGATACTTAGCACATGTTGTTGTGAAATTTTGCGCAAAAATCTTTACCAACTCGTGTACACGCCTCGTGTACCCAACAtgcgaaatatttatttaattttggcCAAACGAAAAAAACTTTAACACGCTTTTAATAACTTACATCAACACATCATAATGTAATAATAGTTGAACGGTTtgagcaaataaaaatttatatcagCGAAATGAGCTGAGACCAATGAAGagtacgaaaatattttttttttttatttaaagaaaaaatataaattgttctAAATT
This region of Bradysia coprophila strain Holo2 chromosome IV, BU_Bcop_v1, whole genome shotgun sequence genomic DNA includes:
- the LOC119066879 gene encoding protein charybde-like, translated to MKMEVLSVQNQFQGHFGMIGSTKVRDWITPPSTTHNNKHADITTLTTTINNDTTIEALSARLQSELRAAKSRHLACTEVLLPADLLHRVANEMVLMSEKEPCGIRGCSLFIEFEEEPSNTRRIASIQVDSNTVSTFELYLTLKQDRSGWTSILPQFLKNLARSSTIMISPEFKITKNKLYRSFSE